The DNA window ACCTGGCGCACACGGCCCACCTTTGTCAAGTTGCAGTGCATGCACTGCAACGACCCCTCCTGTGTCTCCGCCTGTATCGTGGGGGCCTTAACCAAAGAGTCCAACGGCGCGGTGATCTATAACGCCAAAAAATGCATCGGCTGTCGCTATTGCATGGTCGCCTGTCCCTTCCAGGTCCCGGCCTATGAGTATCACAACCCCCTGACTCCGCAGGTGCGAAAGTGTACATTCTGCTTTGAAAACATTAAAGTCGGCGGGCTGCCGGCCTGCGCCCAAACCTGCCCGCGGGAAGTGATCACTTTCGGAAAAAAGGCGGATCTTTTATCTTTGGCCCGCTGGAAGATGAAGAACAACCCCGGCAAATATGTGGATCACATCTACGGCGAACATGAAGTCGGCGGCACTTCCTGGCTGTATCTGGCGTCCGAACCATTTGAGACCATCGGATTTCCCAAGATCGGGACCAAAGCGCCGCCGCGGCTGACCGAGGCCATCCAGCATGGTCTCTTTCAATTCTTTGCAGCCCCGATCATCTTGTTCGGACTTCTGGGCGGCACGATGTGGTTTACCGGTTTTTACAAGAAAAACAACCGGCCCTCCAAGGATAATCCCCTTGCGAAAGGAGACGTGTCATGAATGCTCATGAAATCGCAGCGCCGGTTGAAGAAAAATTTCTGACCCCCGGTGTCATGGTCATGCTGGGGTTCATCGCCATCGGGCTGGCCTTTACAGCCGCCCGTTTCATATTCGGCATCGGGGCTGTTTCCAACCTCAACAATCAATACCCCTGGGGAATCTGGATCGGTGTCGATGTCGCTTCCGGCGTCGCCCTGGCCGCCGGCGGTTTTACCACCGGCCTGATCGCCTATGTCTTTAACCGGGAACAGTACCATGCCGTTATCCGACCGGCCCTGCTGACCGCCATGTTGGGATATACCTTTGTGGTTCTGGGACTGCTCGTGGATATCGGCCGGTATTGGAACATTACCAGTCCTGTCTTCAACCACAACAGCAGTTCCGTTCTATTTGAAGTCGCCATGTGCGTCATGATCTATCTGCATGTTCTCTATATTGAATTTATCCCCATCGTGGTGGAACGTTTCAAGGGCCGGGTCAATCTTCCGGGTCCCTTTGCAAAGGCCAATGGGCCCATTGAAACACTGCTGGAAATTGCCGACCGGATCCTTGACAAGGTCATGTTCCTTTTTATTATTGCCGGTATCGTTCTTTCCTGTCTGCATCAATCCGGCCTGGGCTCGCTTATGTTGATAGCGCCCTACAAGGTCCATCCCCTGTGGTACACGCCCATTCTGCCACTGCTGTTCCTGCTGTCCGCCTTTGCCGCCGGTTACCCCATGGTCACCTTTGAGTCCATCATCGTTGCCAAATCATTCGGCCGAAAACCGGAAATGGAGGTACTCACCCCGCTGGCCAGATTCATGCCGCTGTTCATGGGGACCTACCTATCGTTTAAAATCGGAGATATGCTGGTGCGCGGCACCTATATCTATCTGCTGGACGGCACCTATCAGACCAATTCGTTTCTGGTTGAAGTCCTTGTGGGCGTTGTGCTTCCCTTTGTCTTGCTGATATTCAGAAAGGTCCGACAATCACCGGGCTGGCTGTTTTTCGCATCCATCGTCTTTGTTCTGGGGATTCTGCTGAACCGCATCAATGTTTTTGTGGTCAGCTTTACCCCGCCGTACAAGCTGGTCTCCTATTTCCCCTCCGTGGGCGAAATGTTTATCACAGTGGGATTGATTGCCGGCCTGATGTTTCTGTACCGCGTGTGTGTATTTATTTTTCCGGTCCTGGGCGCCGTTCCCAAGAAAATTTCAACGGCAGCCCTGATCCTGATGGCCGCATCTATTCTTTTTGCGCCGGCGAACCCAGTCCAGGCGGCCGGCCCCCGCGCGACAGCTAAAACCCCGATAGCACCCATAACCGAACCCACGCCGTCTATTGCCGACGCGCCCAAGCTGCAGATCCTCAACAGCCCCATCATCAGCCAATACAGCGATATCTACGAACCGGTCCGGTTTATGCACAGCAAGCATGCCAATGTTCTCCAGGACTGCTCCATCTGTCACCACCGCATTCCCCGGGAAAAAGGAGATAAATACGGTGAGCCGGTCAACCTGGCAAAACTGCGCGAAAAGGAAGCTATCCCGACGTCCTGCTCGGTCTGCCATGATCACCCGTTTAATCCCAAACAGCTGCATACCCCCGGCTTGAAAGGCGCCTATCATCAGCTCTGCATGGACTGCCATCAGGAGTCGGAACAGGTGCCCCATATCCGCGGACCCATTCTATACAGCGCCATGGTCCGGGGGCCGATTGCGCGAACGCTGGATACCCGAGCCCCCACAGACTGTCTGGCCTGTCACCCCAGGAAGGTTCCCGACCATAAAAACCTGGTAAAGCTGGAAGCGGGCGTCGACCCCATCACGGTGACGAAAAACTGCCTCTCCTGTCACGAAAATGAAGGCAAGGCCATCCTCAAGACCGCCCACTGGAACTGGCAGGGACCGTCGCCCTATACCGTCGGGCATGAAAAACGGGTTGATCTCGGCAAGCGGCACAACACCGTCAACAATTTCTGTATCAATCTCAACGGCAACTGGCCGCGCTGCACCAGCTGCCATATCGGCTACGGCTGGGAAGATGAAAAATTTGACTTTAATGATATGACACGAATCGATTGTCTGGTCTGCCACGACACCACCGGAACATACCAGAAGGCGCCGGCGGCAGCGGGCTTCCCCGCCAAAGGCGTCGACCTGGTCGCAGTTGCCCGCAATGTGGGCCGCCCCAGCCGGGATACCTGCGGTACCAATTGCCATTTCCAGGGCGGCGGCGGCGATGCGGTCAAGCATGGCGACCTGAATTCCACCCTGGCCAAGCCCACCCGATCTCTTGACGTTCATATGGGCACGGACAAAGGCGGTCTGGATTTCAAATGCCAGACCTGTCATAAAACCCGCAACCACATGATCTCCGGGCGCAGCATTTCGGTTGCCGCATCAGAGGGCGACCTGTCCTGTGAATACTGTCATACCGATAAACCCCATATCGAAAGCCAGATGGTCGATAACCATTTGAATAAGCATACGGCCCACGTTGCCTGCCAGACCTGCCATATCCCTATGTATTCCAAGGGAACGCCCACCAAGGTCCACTGGGACTGGTCCACCGCCGGCCAGGATATTGATCAGCCCAAAGACCCCTATGGCAAACCGGTCTATGCAAAAATGAAGGGAAGCTTCCGCTGGAAGCAGGCAGCCAAGCCTTCCTATTACTGGTACAACGGAACGGTCAAACGCTATCTGCTGGGCGACCGCATCAATGAATCCGGTGTTACCGAGCTGACCAAACCCATGGGAAGTGCTGCAGACAGCGCCTCCCGGATATACCCGTTTAAAGAGCACACCGGACGCCAGATCAGCGACTCGGTCTATAAATACCTCATCGCACCCAAGCTCTGGAAAGGTTACTGGAAAGACTGGGACTGGGATAAGGCCGCCAGGGAAGGGATGCAGTCAGCCAATCTGGCCTATAGCGGCAAATATGAATTTGTGGACACGGTGATGTACTGGGGCCTGACCCACGAGGTGATGCCCAAAGAGCAGGCCCTTTCCTGCGCCCAGTGCCACCCCTCCCTTGCCAAGGCACCCTACTGCGGCAGCTGCCATCAGGAAAGAAACGGCGTCGACTTTAAGGCCCTGGCAAACAAAGGAATCGATTTTAAAACCCTGCCGGTCAAAAGTGCGGAAATTGCCGCCCAGATCGGAAAAAGCAATTACATAGATTTTAAATCTCTGGGGTATCCCGGCGACCCGGTTGAAACCGGCGGCAGGTTTAAAAAGCTGACCCTGGGAAAAGCGCATCCGTAAGCGCCTGCTGATACCAGCTACAGACAGTCAGGTTTAATGCGATCATTAAAAAACGTAGGCTTTAAAACATTATATACGACAATCTAAGGAGGTAAACACGATGATTCGACGATTGGGTTCCGCTTTAATTCTTTTGGTCTTTTTAATCGGCGCGGTCGGGCTTGCCCTGGCCGCCGGCGAC is part of the Desulfobacterales bacterium genome and encodes:
- a CDS encoding 4Fe-4S dicluster domain-containing protein, whose protein sequence is MEMNRRRFLKISGALAATPLLNQARTAHAEKVPALSTESYGSLVDTTLCVGCRQCEQACNQRHGLAKPHESFSEMTVLEKERRMDETTYTVVNKYYPKTIGSLTWRTRPTFVKLQCMHCNDPSCVSACIVGALTKESNGAVIYNAKKCIGCRYCMVACPFQVPAYEYHNPLTPQVRKCTFCFENIKVGGLPACAQTCPREVITFGKKADLLSLARWKMKNNPGKYVDHIYGEHEVGGTSWLYLASEPFETIGFPKIGTKAPPRLTEAIQHGLFQFFAAPIILFGLLGGTMWFTGFYKKNNRPSKDNPLAKGDVS
- the hybB gene encoding Ni/Fe-hydrogenase cytochrome b subunit — encoded protein: MNAHEIAAPVEEKFLTPGVMVMLGFIAIGLAFTAARFIFGIGAVSNLNNQYPWGIWIGVDVASGVALAAGGFTTGLIAYVFNREQYHAVIRPALLTAMLGYTFVVLGLLVDIGRYWNITSPVFNHNSSSVLFEVAMCVMIYLHVLYIEFIPIVVERFKGRVNLPGPFAKANGPIETLLEIADRILDKVMFLFIIAGIVLSCLHQSGLGSLMLIAPYKVHPLWYTPILPLLFLLSAFAAGYPMVTFESIIVAKSFGRKPEMEVLTPLARFMPLFMGTYLSFKIGDMLVRGTYIYLLDGTYQTNSFLVEVLVGVVLPFVLLIFRKVRQSPGWLFFASIVFVLGILLNRINVFVVSFTPPYKLVSYFPSVGEMFITVGLIAGLMFLYRVCVFIFPVLGAVPKKISTAALILMAASILFAPANPVQAAGPRATAKTPIAPITEPTPSIADAPKLQILNSPIISQYSDIYEPVRFMHSKHANVLQDCSICHHRIPREKGDKYGEPVNLAKLREKEAIPTSCSVCHDHPFNPKQLHTPGLKGAYHQLCMDCHQESEQVPHIRGPILYSAMVRGPIARTLDTRAPTDCLACHPRKVPDHKNLVKLEAGVDPITVTKNCLSCHENEGKAILKTAHWNWQGPSPYTVGHEKRVDLGKRHNTVNNFCINLNGNWPRCTSCHIGYGWEDEKFDFNDMTRIDCLVCHDTTGTYQKAPAAAGFPAKGVDLVAVARNVGRPSRDTCGTNCHFQGGGGDAVKHGDLNSTLAKPTRSLDVHMGTDKGGLDFKCQTCHKTRNHMISGRSISVAASEGDLSCEYCHTDKPHIESQMVDNHLNKHTAHVACQTCHIPMYSKGTPTKVHWDWSTAGQDIDQPKDPYGKPVYAKMKGSFRWKQAAKPSYYWYNGTVKRYLLGDRINESGVTELTKPMGSAADSASRIYPFKEHTGRQISDSVYKYLIAPKLWKGYWKDWDWDKAAREGMQSANLAYSGKYEFVDTVMYWGLTHEVMPKEQALSCAQCHPSLAKAPYCGSCHQERNGVDFKALANKGIDFKTLPVKSAEIAAQIGKSNYIDFKSLGYPGDPVETGGRFKKLTLGKAHP